acctggatctggcatgagtggtgggggtaactgacagaacgggatagtcttatgtatctttcagtaggagtagcagagaaagcggtattattgcttgtccttgtcacagtctcactttttgtttgttccccacctttttattagtatggagaatggtgggcaacaaatgaattcgaccaatcgcagtgtcgcatttgcgtatgttttgtccatcacggaggcacgcgtataccacttctatgcgatcctaccttctatgatgTCAAGTGAATTTTTCTGTATGATTTGCGCTGGCAACATTATCAAATTGACAGTACGATTCGCACAGTGGCGATGTTTGTGTGACATTTGATTTCACCCCATTGGATAAATAACCAGTTTTTGTTTGAGATGTCTCAGTgtcgttgtaaatatttatgttaaataatttattctaaaAATTATTCGTGAAACTATACATTTAATATTAGAACAAGTTAGTGTGTGTGTGTTACAATGGAATTGGACGTAATAAACTGGACTAACAAAGAAGTGTTAGATTTATTACATAAAGACAGAATATCAAACTTTATAGTAGATATTTGCAAATCTCATGACATAGATGGCCAATGTCTCTTATCCTTCGTGGACAGGGACTTCTACGAGTTTCCATTCGATCAGTTGAAGCTTGGTGAAAGAAAGCGATTTATTCTGTCAGTGAAGAAATTGCAGAGGCACAATCGCGGGGCTATGTGTGAGCTCGGCCTCTGCGATGAGAACGCGCTGGTGAATCCTTCGACAAACATTAATTTCCTCGGCACGAATTTGTCGCACCTTAGTTATAATCTTCAACATAAACTGCCCAGTGAATTCTCATATGAGAGTAACAATGAATATGTGCCAACCTTTTCTCCGGATGCAAAGGCATCAAAGTTGAAGCCTGAGATCTGGAAAACTGCTCTAGCGCTTGGTAAGTTACAAAGTAACCTGTCTCTCATCCACACACGTGTCACATTATTATTAGAACCCTGTTGTACACATGTCTCTGACACATTGTTGCATCTCCAAATGTGCCAAATAGCACCCAATAAAGATCTTAATGTTATTGTTGGGCATTCCAGCATGTCTATCTGATTAATTCTAATTTGTTTTGCCTAATAGACTCGCACTGACTATAAAGCTGGATCTGcttttgtttaaaatatagtCAATATCCCTATAGGTTGCAACATAATTAACAAATTAATGCATATAATTATAAGACCTAAGTCCAAGTCATCCCAAAAAACTTGTCTGCAGTTTATCTAATCACCACCACctttttaatgaaatttataTGGATTCATGGCAATTGcagacatattttttacaatatacaatattttacaccAACACATGTAAGTTCCGAATCCATATGTGTacaatcattaaaataaaaaatattcttttctcAAAAGGCTATGTCTTCCTCGTAACATGGGTAACGGCAGTGGTGATGGTGATAGTCCACGACAAGGTGCCAGACATGAAGAAGTACCCACCTCTGCCAGACCTCTTCCTGGACAACGTGCCTCACATCCCGTGGGCGTTTGACATGTGCGAGATCACTGGCTCGTTGCTCTTGGCTATCTGGCTTGTTGTTCTGCTCTTCCATAAACACAGGTGAGCCATTATATACAATTTCAAGTGGTCTTGTCTTTGCTACGGCTCACTAAGCCTGGGCAGGGCGTGGAAAACGACTCCTTTTGGGCAAACTTGGCTCTAtttggctcagcattgctctgagcaattattaaagttgacacaacttgacgtccctttgtgTGTCGACGACGtgacgaccacagataagataatggcttgaattttgacaaccctaaatatccaAACAAGGAtggaaagggacagcatgattcgaccctgaaccgctgacAAACATcatttttgtaggaagtttcctgtCTGTatagtagtactattatttattctgtggccaggGGTCCGAAATTTAAAACGAATATGTTCTTGGAGTATAACTTAACCCTTTATaggggggtccctttgtttcccataaagttttaagtcataatgtattgtttgtcatattatcgttagtcataaaactgaaaccgttaacttttcaggattttcctaaggttattctatagataggttaggttaggtttgttttatggcaatcctgaaaagttacgcgtttctgagaaaaaccaattatgactaacgaaaattcgcacaaacaatacattatgtcttaaaactatttgggaaacaatagagaccccttTATAGGGCATAATGGTGTcgggaattatgcaaaattgaaccctatcacaTTGAGacaaagttcaaaatcatgtgtgaattccctctgccttataaaagcGTAGAAGCGAATAAAACTGGTCACTTTggatatatacctactattgtaTTTCTATACGAAATGACCTACATTATTTGGCTTTAAGTATGACTAGACTTGTTCTATTTCTCATCAAATTGAAATTAAGCCGATTTTACCGTATTTTGACTAGTCTAAAAAAAGACCAGTTGCAATCTATCACCAGACAGGTCGGTGAGTGCTGTACTCTGTATTTCACTACGAGATTCGATACTCGATCGTTTAGAATCGACCACTAAGACGCACGATAATAGGGAACTTGCGGTTTCCGAAGCAACTTGTACTACGGTGACGTGACGGGTTGCTTTGGTTACGTCTAGCTAGAGGCAACAGCTCTGAGCCCACTCCATACTTATGCAACACACACTCGAAACGTCGAAAGAAATTAAATGAAGTCTGATTGTGTTAAACTACTAAAATTGAGATTGTGTCCTCAGTGAATTACATATACCCTACGcatatagtctgtgcggaaaaagaagagtcataaaatgtatgggattcaatacatttcacgactcttctctttccgcgcaGAGTCtactttatttatacttatgCGTGTGAAAAACGCgtagtatttatttacctttgGATGAATTATTTAATGAGTGTTGTAATAAACACAATTTGTTTTGAATTGTCCGTTGATTACTAATATTGTACAGTCTGCTGTCAGCTGCAATAGTATTGGAGTAGAAAACTCGTGATAGGTATGTATCTATTCTGACTGAACTGTAGAGAGAACTACACGTGGAGACCAAAGATAAAACTCATACAACTACGTAAAGATAAAACCataagtacataataaatacctatataaataaaacaaacgaTTAATAATAGTACGCTACGCATTTTACGCAGTACGTACTGCGTAGACCAAAACTCGCGCTGCCGCCGCACCCCGCGCTGATCCCTGCCTAAATATCGTATGCTTAACTTTGCTGTCATACTAACAGAATATATTGTGACAAATGGATAGTCTATGAGTCATATATGACGCGACTCGCGGGACGGGGAAAGTGTTAACGACCCATTATTGAACACTCGTGTCGTGGACCACAAAATGATCCCATCCGACACTCACTTGTCAGTATCCTGTTGCTGTCACTTCGATCCGTGGTTCAAAGATGCGCATAATTGATAACGAGCAATGCAATTTATGCAATTGTACATTGTATGTGAACATGACACATTCATGTTTCAGACACAGTCACCTACTCACCTTCGtaaaggcacagaataaataatagtactaggtacagaagactcactctctaacaaaacgcgtctgttacgatcagcacagatatggccgctaggtggcgacagcgccacgcgcagcttatggctttccccaaaattggggcggaacggatttacttttagctacctgtagcaaagcgacgaaatcgcggagtgagccacgcctggtaaagggtggtattccacctgtgcGCTGTGGTGGCCTGTAGGGTGGTCCCTAATATACGTAGGTATATGAAACCATAATAAAAGCCCAACCCCAGGGTCATATACGTAGGTACGACTACGTACTCTATATTATGCGGTGATACATCGTTAGTTTAGGTAGCCGCCACAGACAGAACCCTACACTATTAGTTAATATAGTTATGTATTTgctttacaagggggcaaaattGTTGTTCTAGTGCTAATATAGATATAGATTGAATCTGAAGCCCTTATTACATATATGTTGTTATCTCTAACCACTAACGCGGTTTTAATTCCCCCATTAGCTTCTTAGTGTGATTTCTTGCCCAATTACCTGCGATGTTCAGGTAACTCATCGAAGACATTATTTTTcctttgtaggtacctagttacctATTTGTCAACACCAAGTCTGCACTTACAAGTCGCATTGACCTCTGACCCTTTTTGTTTTATGAAAATAAGAATGCACATGTTCACAAAGTCTTTTATTAAACGTGTGTACCATGTCACAACACTATCTTGACCTAAACTAATTCTTTGTTTGCATTGTTTCCTTTGTTATCGTGACGATACTTACCTATCTATATTACCCATATACATAGATACTTTTATGATTCATTGGCCGTCAACCCACCCTGGGTCAGCGAGCTACCTTTGTTTGTTAGTTCTAAACTCTAAAGGCTCTAACCGTCCAGCCTAATGTGAGCCTCATTTAAAACACAGGCAGCCTTTTTAAGTCTCGTCCGACCCATTACAAGCGTTGAATTAAAGGTTGCGTGTCCTTTTCGTAAaatgatattatattataagatgcatctatataaaaataaagaatagaAGCGAAACTCGGTATTCCTTAATGCTTATAGGCCATTACATCAGCATTTTAATAAAACTATGGAGATGTCAGCGTCTACTATGAGTTATACAACTTTTTTCATTGgtctttgtaaatattttacctGAATGTATtaaacaataggtacctactatgtaATGTAGCCAATGGGTATAGATTACTATCATCTTCACAAAAATAACGCTGCAAAACGGACGGCATCGTAGATTTCTAATTaagtataaaaattataatataagtatactTATTTTGACTTCAGAGTATCTGGAAAGagacggccgtttttgtttagCATCAAGTGCTGAATTACTATTACCATGCCGTATTAATGAATAGCGCGTTTATCTAGATAGTTGTCAAGTGTttgataaaattgatacatactTATGTAGAAAGATAACAAAAAGGTTTTGAACTGTTTGGAAGGGTATTATACTATAATAACTCCTCTCATGATAACTATAGGTAAACATTGATAATAGCCGTATGATAATAGATATGGTACAAAACATAATTTCTGACGAAATCCAAATAAAGTTCTTCACGAGGTTAACTACATCTATACCTACGTATACGAGTACACAATACCtatataaacaaaacaaaatctgGCACACAAAGACTTAGCAACGATACCTATGGAAGAGCCTTTGCCCTTTACACATAGATATTGACGCCCTATTGTTTGGAACAAAACGTGGTGAGCGAAGGGTATTACTGGCGTATAGACAAGTTTATTAATTTATCATTacaaaaaaccaggcaagtgcgagtcggactcgcgcacgaagggttccgtaccataaagcctaaaaaaacggaaaaaaaatgcaaaaagaaaacggtcacccatccaagtactgaccacgccccgcccgacgttgcttaactttggtcaaaaatcacgtttgctgtatgggagccccacttaaatctttattttattctatttttagtatttgttgttatagcggcaacagaaatacatcatctgtgaaaatttcaactgtctagctatcacggttcgtgagatacagcctggtgacagacagacggacggacggacggacggacagcgaagtcttagtaatagggtcccgttttaccctttgggtacggaaccctaaaaacgtcgAGGAAGGCTTTTATATGTTCCATTTGTCCCAGATTCATCCTCCTCCGAAGATTCTTCGCTCTCGCCGGCACGGTGTTCCTGCTGCGCTGCTTCACGATGCTGATCACGTCGCTGTCGGTGCCGGGGTCGCACCTCAAGTGCGAGCCGCGGTCCTACCCCCCGGCGGACGACCTCACGGTGTGGGGCCGGAGGCTGCGTCAGGCCTACGAGATCTGGAGCGGGGCCGGCATGTCGGTCCGCGGCGTCCGGACCTGTGGGGACTACATGTTCTCCGGACATACGGTTGCGTTGACTCTGCTGAATTTCTTCATCACTGAATGTAAGTACACTTCATGTACCTTTATTCTCAAATTTCAAATAGTTATGAGTGTCTTGAAGATTTACCACATCCCACTGGCTGTGACTGACTGTGACATTAGAACACGAGTGTTGTAAACTTCTACATCCTCACATTCCTAAACGTAGTACCTGATTCGTAATTAATAAGTATGTCTTTTTTAAGGATACCTATTAAGAAATATAGATAGTTATGCGTAGTTATAGTGTAGGTACATAGATACATATGTACATAGCAAAATAAATCACATTTCGCAGGCGTGCTTATTATATCTAATTAGATAAGATTCTTTCTTGTTTAGGTGACATGCAGTTTATCGAACTCCGATGGTCATTGCCCTACTTTGCTCGCAGTCTATCATTTTTTTTGGCAAAGACACGCGCCTACCTACTAATGTAACTAACGTATTAAAGTAAAAATGATTGTGGGTTAAACTTTTACGTAAGAACAACAATAACAGAACAACAAAACGACACGGAAATTCTCACTGAAGGATGGCTTGTTATTTTGAGATTGTGTACCCTGCCAAATTTTAATGAAATCCACACATGTTTGTGCTGTGATAAATCTGAACAAATTGTACCATGTTTATTGATACGTATTTGGTTGTATACATAAGTGACGACTTCTGTCATAGGTAGGTACGCAGTATCATAAGaggtatatgtatattagaATTCGCGTAAAAAATAA
The sequence above is drawn from the Cydia fagiglandana chromosome 7, ilCydFagi1.1, whole genome shotgun sequence genome and encodes:
- the LOC134665783 gene encoding ceramide phosphoethanolamine synthase-like; this encodes MELDVINWTNKEVLDLLHKDRISNFIVDICKSHDIDGQCLLSFVDRDFYEFPFDQLKLGERKRFILSVKKLQRHNRGAMCELGLCDENALVNPSTNINFLGTNLSHLSYNLQHKLPSEFSYESNNEYVPTFSPDAKASKLKPEIWKTALALGYVFLVTWVTAVVMVIVHDKVPDMKKYPPLPDLFLDNVPHIPWAFDMCEITGSLLLAIWLVVLLFHKHRFILLRRFFALAGTVFLLRCFTMLITSLSVPGSHLKCEPRSYPPADDLTVWGRRLRQAYEIWSGAGMSVRGVRTCGDYMFSGHTVALTLLNFFITEYTSRSLYLLHILTWVMNMFGIFFILAAHEHYSIDVFIAFYITSRLFLYYHTLSNNQALMRNDSSRTRIWFPLLSFFEAEVDGIVPNEFEGPVTIMANLRGWCAQCAADVRASAVARLAGTKLQEGAAMGEYSVVRLVDGIKRNLSLVEEFKDSRQRLTLDKNIQACLLDDHPDLELRRRNFADLREDALMKEFSNPPSPSNKKSI